GCCGGATCTCCTGTGGCTCTTTTACTGCCCGCTGCCATCACAGCTTCAGTGGGATGACGGGCCAGTACTTGGGCTGCTTGAGGTCACAGTTCCTGTCAAATGTGAGCTGCATCGCTGCCTCCATGGCCAGGATCTTGGCCGCGTCCTTGCCGTACAGCTTCTTCATTTCGGCGCCGCGTCTCTCGCCAGGCCGCTCAAAGGGGGGAGCCGCAGTGCTTCGCCAGGAGACGCCACGCAGGTCCCGGTCGGCCAGCACGTAGCTGTCCTGCTGCTcggcctcctgctgcttctctggAAGAACAGGAGTATTTTAAGTCACATATCTAAAACTTTTCTTTATGATTAAAAATTTGCATCCATAAGCAGAGCAAGTGGAGAAGGAGAAACTTTTTTAACTTTCCAAAGCTCTGTCACAGGACTTTTCAACACCTCCGCCCAATGTTCTCTTactcagctcctctctgtgtctctccgtCTGGGCGAAGTACTGCCTCAGCTCCTCGCTGATCTCCATGTTGCTGACGTCACACTCGATCTCGCTGTCCgagctgctctcctcctccccgtCCTCCCTGGCGCTCTCCTCGGCGTGCCAGTCCGCGTAGCGCTGGTGGCGGCCGCTGCTGGGAAGCTGCTCCTGGCCGTAGCCGGGGCCGTAGGCTGCCTCTAAGGCCTTGTGGTAGGCACGCCTGTGTTTCTGGTGCCAGGTCATAGCCTGCTGGTAGTGCTGCCAGTAGCGGCTGTAGACGGGGCTGGAGAACCAGGACATCACAGTTTGTATGTCCtcctggaaaagagagagatcagTGGTTGTGCTTTAGTTTCTTACTAACCACTGATGTCATTCAgcttctgttgttttcacttgaaaatgaaaatctgaagcactttgagctgcattttactTATAAAACGTGATCTTTACATACATTCAATTCCTATCATTTGTATTAATACTGTATAGCTGTAAATAGACTGCACGTGTGAGGCTATATAACTATACAAACACGACCTGAGTAGCTTTAGTGTAATGATTCGTTTTCACCCAGCTGaagactacatttcccagaattcACTCACCATGTCTGGGGCTCCTCCTTCTAACTCTGCTAACGATTAGCCACCGCTAGCCTGcaatgaaaagacagaagatCTAGCATCAACTAGCATCAACTAGCTAGCATCAGGCTAAGTCTGCGTTTCATAACCCGCAACAGGGAGAAGGCGACACAACACGAAGTTAATAACAGTCAGTATAAATAACTAACGCGTGTTTTAACTCTCATTTAATCACGGTTACCTCCGGGGTGTCTCATCTGATCACGCTGCTTCCGCACACACAACTTCCCAGCATCCTTTGAGCCACAGCGACAGGAATACTGGCTGTGTGGCGCCCCCTAGTGACCACAGAGCGGAAGAGCAGTGTAAAGGTTCAAGATTTAGGGTGAAAGGATCTGAAGGTagaatttaaatctaaaatattataggattttttgttttcttaaccctaaaatgtaatgtgtgtatATTCACTTGAATGTGTTTTACAGTTATTGTGGACGGTGAGTTTGTCTGtgcatttttcacttctgttAAATTGGAAATCATGTTAGAAGTAGTTACTTCCGCTTCTATATCAGTGGAACAAAAGAAATAGTTTCAGGCAGCCCATCACTTCAGAATCCTGCTCTGATCCATCATGAAACAGTTTAAAATGCTTtgttctcacacaaacaacGTTTGTGGTCTTGTGTTTTCTGCAAATTCAGTGCAAACATTAACTTGGACATTAAGATGAACTGATTTTGAGATTTTGGTGGttgaaggtcactgtgactttgtgACGTGTCATCTTAAGAACGCCTCGAGAGAAAACTTTCAAATatggtacaaatattcactcaGACTCCCAGAATagctgattagattttgatTTAGATCTCTTGAGCATGATATCTCACTTCTGTGTTTtggcatacaaccacagggcaGTAATTCTACTTCTAATGTTCTCCTTTAAATGAAGGTATCAATGAATGTCGGCATGTTCGTTTAGATTTGAGGCACTTTCTCATGCTACCTGTGTGAaccttttatatacagtctataatgTTAACACAAGCCCACTTCCTGTTTCGATGCCCAGACTCACACCCCAGCGCGAGCTGAGTGTTTGAGGTTTGGAGCTGCAGAGCCACACAGGGGAGTTTCTGTCACAGCACCCTGAAGAACACTGTAGTCTGTTGCATAAATGTCTTGACCAGTATGATGGCTGGACTGAAACTGTGGTTTGTTCTGCTTCTGTCGCTGATCTTCTATGTTGAGAGCAAAGGTATCGTAGAAACGACTTACTAAAGCTTAAAGCTTACACAAGACATTGTTCTCTGTTAATCCTTCTTTCTTTGATTAATGGAATATGTGGAATATGTTTATCTAATTCATTTgtgcatggttttatttttgaggCTCTACCTCAGTGACTCTGCAACATGTGAAAATCAACGGGAAAGAACCGTACTTCGCTTCTGTGTGCAGAAATAAAACCGAGGATATCATCATAATTTTAGTGTGCACCAtcatgacagagagacacaggggaTCACAGTGTAAACTGGTGTATCAACATGGAAAAGACTTAGAGAACAGTTGTGACTCCAGCTTCAGATTCATGACGGAGAATCAGACTATGTTCCTTCATCTGAGCAACTTGAAACCAGAGGATGGGGTCAACTTCACCTGTCATTGTTCACGTCCTGATGGAACATTTCGCGTTAATGTCAGTGTCACTGTGGAAGGTGAGTGAGTGCTTATATCAAACTTTCTTTACATGTCAGAGAAAATAGAAGCAAGTATCTGTAAAgttaaaaaccacaaaacacaatCCAGAAATCTTGGTGTCGTCAGGGACTCAGACTTTAACTTGAACAGcaacattaacacatttacTGATTATTTACACCTTAACAACAAACAGATCAGCACAGATTAAAAGATTTGTCTCAAGAGGATTtgaaaaaaagatatatttctctctctatatatagacatatagatatatctatatatatatatctatctatatacaTGATGCATATCTGACAATGTATTTTCTATGCAGAGGATGAAATCGCCAGCAGCTCGTCTGAGGCACATTTCCCTTATGTTGTAATTGGTGTAATTATATTCTTCGTTATATCTGGAGTGATCCTGGGACTTCTCTGCAGAAAGACTTGCAACGGGTAAGAGactaatgtggtgctgatggaTGATAAAATATCACAACAGCTTCAGGTGTAGAGGCTGGTTCTAAGGGGAAGTGTGTGAACATACAGtggaattgttttttaataatcatattattttattatgatgtCATATAGTACAAATTTAACCCCTACGCATTGAACACAACAGAGTGAGATTGTAATGAAATGCTTGTGTTTGTCGTTCACTCCACAGACGACAACAGGAAGCCAACACCAGACATCCAGACGTGGTAATGTACACCAAaacgtttttttcttctcatttcatTCAATAATAAAATGCAAACCTCTTTCAAACCGTGTGTTCCTCCACAGGAACCAGGAGACATTGAGCCACACAGCACCTTCATGCAGAGACAGAATGAACTTTATTCTTTTGTTAACTTCCCGAGTTTGCAAAGGAACGCCAGGAATTCACGTGTGTTCACAGCAGATGACACATATTCAGGGATAATTTCATTCTAAATCTCAACTTGattgttttccttgtgttttattcactgtgagttgaatgttttttgtaaaactgtaaataaatgagTTGTCTAATGCACTCTAGTTTCTCAGTTTGTACCTCTTTGTTTGTATCACTCTCTTGATATTTCAGCGTCTCAGCTTCCTGCAGGAACTTCCTGTCCCCTGACGTCACAGATGAGGTCTCACCTTCCTCTGCACTGACCTCCAGCACACAGAGAGCATTTTATAACCAACATTCATGCAGAATCAAACCTGAgatgttattttgttttcttacaaGTTTTTGTCAGATGATTTTTTAATACGTACATGATATACAGACAGAATATTGTGAGTAGAGAATGGTAAAGTacagtaaaagtaccacattcaATTTTAAACTTTCTAATTGGGGAAAAGAaagttgcttttaaatatacataaagTAATACTGTACACATAAAAGTACCAAAAGTAAATTAGTTATATAATGATGCTGCAGATGATGCTACTAAAAGCTCAACTTATTGTCTGATTCCACTTCAggcttttcttcattttcatttgactgCTGCAGAAGGCGGggcctgctctgattgg
The genomic region above belongs to Paralichthys olivaceus isolate ysfri-2021 chromosome 24, ASM2471397v2, whole genome shotgun sequence and contains:
- the gemin8 gene encoding gem-associated protein 8, whose protein sequence is MEDIQTVMSWFSSPVYSRYWQHYQQAMTWHQKHRRAYHKALEAAYGPGYGQEQLPSSGRHQRYADWHAEESAREDGEEESSSDSEIECDVSNMEISEELRQYFAQTERHREELKKQQEAEQQDSYVLADRDLRGVSWRSTAAPPFERPGERRGAEMKKLYGKDAAKILAMEAAMQLTFDRNCDLKQPKYWPVIPLKL
- the LOC138406944 gene encoding uncharacterized protein, with protein sequence MMAGLKLWFVLLLSLIFYVESKGSTSVTLQHVKINGKEPYFASVCRNKTEDIIIILVCTIMTERHRGSQCKLVYQHGKDLENSCDSSFRFMTENQTMFLHLSNLKPEDGVNFTCHCSRPDGTFRVNVSVTVEEDEIASSSSEAHFPYVVIGVIIFFVISGVILGLLCRKTCNGRQQEANTRHPDVEPGDIEPHSTFMQRQNELYSFVNFPSLQRNARNSRVFTADDTYSGIISF